The sequence below is a genomic window from Candidatus Methylomirabilota bacterium.
TGGAGAAGGAAGGCCGTGCCGTGCTGCGCCGGGCGGGCGTGGAGGCCGCCGTCATCACCATCCGCCGCACCGCCGAGATGCGCTATACGGGCCAGGGTCACGAGGTCGAGGTCGAAGTGCCGGCGGGCACGCTCTCGGCCGCGAGCCTCGGTCCGATCACGGCCAACTTCGAGACGGCCTACCGCGCGCTCTACAGCCGGACGCCCATGGGCGTGCCCATCGAGGCACTGAATTTCCGCGTCGTGGTCTCGGGTCCGGTGCCCGAGATCTCGGTCTCTGGCCCGAAAGGCGACGCGCCGGGACCGCGCGTCTCGCTCGCGCCGAAGTCGACGCGCCAGGCCTATTTCCCGGAAGCGCGCGGCTACGTCGACACGCCGGTCTATGACCGCTACGGTCTCCAGCCGGGCCATTCCTTCCCGGGCCCCGCCATCATCGAAGAGCGGGAATCAACCACGGTGGCCGGCCCCGGCGCGCGCGTTAGAATCGACGACCGCCTCACCCTGATCATGGAGCCGGGGGAGGCCGCCCGATGAGCGGCGAGCACACCACTCAGTTCGATCCCATCACGCTCGACATCTGCTGGAACCGGCTGATCGGCGTCGTCAACGAGCAGGCGGCGGCCCTCATGCGCACGTCGTTCACCTCCATCGTCCGCGAGGCGGGTGATCTTTCCGCGGGCGTCTTCGACCGCCGAGGCTGGATGGTGGCGCAGGCGGTGACGGGCACGCCGGGGCACATCAACTCCATGGCGCTGGCCATGAAGCACATCCTCGACGTGTATCCGGTGGACGCGTGGCAGCCCGGGGACGTGGTCATCACCAACGACCCGTGGAAGACCTCGGGCCACCTCAACGACGTGACGATCTGCAATCCGGTCTTCCGGGGCCGCGACCTCATCGCCTTCTTCGCCTCGACCTGCCACTCCGCCGACATCGGCGGCCACGTCCTCTCCGCCGAGGCTCGCGAGGTCTACGAGGAAGGGCTCTTCATCCCCATCATGAAGCTGTACAAGGGCGGTCGGATCAACGCCGCGCTCGAAGCCATGATCCGATCCAATGTGCGCGTGCCCGATCTCGTCATGGGCGACTTCCATGCCCAGATCGCCGGGGGCGCCGTGGGCGGCGACCACCTCCTGGAGTTCATGGAGGAGTTCGGGCTCGAGAGACTGGAGCCGCTCTCCGACGAGATCGTCACGCGTACGGAGCGCGCCATGCGCGAGGCCATCGGACGGCTGCGGCCCGGCCACTACGAATACGCCATCACCTCTGACGGCTACGGCGAGCCCGTGACCATCACCTGTCGCTGCGAGGTCGCGGGCGAGAGCCTCTGGGTCGATTTCACCGGGTCATCGCCCGCGAGCCGGCGCGGCGTCAACGTCGTGATGAACTACACGGAGGCCTATACCACCTACGGCGTCAAGGTCATCGTCAGCCCCGACGTGCCGAACAACGAGGGCGCCTTCCGCGTGCTCCGCATCACGGCCCCCGAGGGAAGCATCCTCAACGTGCAGCACCCCGCGCCCGTGGCCGCCCGGCACGTGGTCGGGCACTTCCTGCCCCACGTGGTGGCGGGGGCGCTCAAGCAGGCGCTGCCCGATCAGGTCATGGCCGAAGGCTCGGCCAATATCTGGGGCATACAGCTCTCGGGCAAGGACAAGCGGAAGCAGCCCTTCGTCTACACCTTCTTCGGCTCGGGGGGCACGGGCGCGCGCCCCACCAAGGACGGTCTCTCCGCCACCGCTTTCCCTTCGGGGGTGCTCGGCACGCCCGTCGAGGTCGTGGAGACGCTCGCCCCCCTCCTCGTCGAGCGCAAGGCGCTGCGTGACGGCTCGGGCGGCGACGGCCGCTTCCGCGGCGGGCTGGGCCAGGTCATGGGCTTCCGCGTCCTCTCCGACGAGCCGGCGACATGTTCGGTCTTCTGCGACCGGACCACGATCCCGGCGCAGGGCTTCTTCGGAGGCGAGCCCGGCGCCCGAGGCGCGCTCCTCATCAACGGCCAGGCGCCTGAGAATCCCAAGGCGGAGCAGGTCCTCCAGCCGGGCGACCTCATCGAGCTCTTCATGCCGGGCGGGGGCGGCTTCGGGCCTCCGGCCGAGCGCGATCCCGCCCTGCGGGCGCGCGATCGCCTCGAGGGCTACGTCACCGCATAGGCAGCTCGGAGGGGGGCTCCGCCCCCCGCGACCTGTGTCGGGCTAGTCGTCTGCCAATAGTTCCCATGCCCGCGCGAGCAGAACTGTTCCGCTGCGAGCGCCGGCTTGGCCGGCGCAATCGATCCGGGGGGAGGCTTCGGAAAGGGGGGCGGAGCCCCCTCCGAGCTACCTTGTGCTACACTCGCGTTCCAGTCCCGCGGTCACTGCCGACCTGTAGGCTCAATTCCGCCGTAGAGGAGGATCCCAGATGCGACGTGCCGTCCGCCTGCTCTCTCTGGCCCTGTCCGCCGTGTTCGCGACCGCGTCCGCGTCTCACGCTCAGGCTCCCAAGGAAGTCGTGATCGGTGTCATCTATCCTCTCAGCGGCAACCTGGCGCAGATCGGTATCGACTCGGTCACCGCCATGAAAATGGCCGTGGAGCTCTACAACACCAAGTCCGATCTCAACCTGCCCGCCATGAAGAAGACGACCGAGGGCCTGCCCGGGCTGGGGGGAGCCAAGATCCGTCTGATTGTGGTGGACCATCAGGGCAAGCCCGACGTGGGCCAGGCGGAGGCGGAGCGGCTCATCACCCAGGAAAAGGTGACGGCCATTCTCGGCTCCGTCTTCTCGAGCGTCACCGCCACCACCAGCCAGGTCGCCGAGCGCTACGGGGTGCCGCACATGAACGGGGAGTCCTCGTCGCCGTCGCTGACGGAGCGCGGATTCAAGTGGTTCTTTCGCACCTCGCCGCACGACGGCCACTTCACGCTCGCCATGTTCGACTTCCTGAAGGATTTCGAGAAGAAGAAGGGCGTCAAGTTCAAGACCGTCGGCCTCATGCACGAGGACACCCTCTTCGGCGCCGACTCGGGCAAGGTGCAGGAGGAGCTGGCGAAGAAGTACGGCTACGAGGTGGTGCTCAACATGGCGTATCGCGCCAAGACGACGAGCCTCGACGCCGAGGTGGGCAGGCTCAAGGCGGCCGGCCCCGACGTGTTCTTCCCCACCTCCTATACCTCGGACGCCGTGCTCTACATCAAGACGGCCAAGACCCTCGAGTACATCCCGCGGATGCTCATCGCCCAGAACGCGGGGTGGGTAGATCCGCAGTTCGTCGCGGAGATGAACAAGGACATCGAGGGGCACATCACGCGCTCGCCCTTTGCCCTCGACCTCCAGGCCAAGAAGCCGCTCATCCGCCAGATCAACGAGCTCTTCAAGAAGCAGAAGGACAATCCGGGGGGCCGCGACATCTCCGAGGCGCCCACGCGCGCGCTGACCGCCTTCACCGTGCTCGTGGACGCCATCAACCGCGCCAAGTCCACCAACCCCGAGGAGATCCGCAAGGCCCTCGTGGCCACCAATGTCCCCCCCGACCAGCTCTTGATGCCCTGGACGGGGGTACGATTCGACGAGAAGGGTCAGAACGCCGGGGTGCGCGCCATTCTCCAGCAGATCCAGAAGGGCGCGTATGCGACCATCTGGCCCTTCGACCTGGCCGCGGCCGACGTGATCTATCCCCTGCCGGGCTTCAAAGACAAGAAGTAACCGCCCTACGTGACGGCCGAGGTTCTCGTCCAGGGGCTGGTGAGCGGGCTCCTGATGGGATTCGTCTACGCGCTGATCGCGGCGGGGCTCTCCCTGATCTTCGGCCTCATGGAGATCGTCAACTTCGCCCACGGGGAATTTCTGATGGGGGCGATGTTCGCGACGTTCTGGGCGTGGGCGCTGTGGAAGCTCGATCCTCTCGTCTCCCTGCCCCTCACTCTCGCCCTCCTGGCCCTCCTCGGCCTGCTCGTCTACCACGGGCTCATCCGGTGGATCCTCGGCGCGCCCATGCTCGCCCAGATCTTCGCCACCTTCGGCCTCGCCATCTTCATGCGCGCGGCCGCCCAGGCCCTGTGGGGCGCGGACTTCCGGCTCGTCAAGAATCCGCTGGTCGACGGCCGCGTCTCCCTCGGCGGAGTCTTCATCGGGCTGCCCCAACTCGTGGCCAGCGTGGGGGCGCTGGTGGCCTTCGGCTTCCTGTACTGGTTCATCCGGAGGACCGAGACGGGGCTGGCCCTCCAGGCCACGTCCCAGGACCGCCAGGCCGCCATGCTCATGGGCATCGACACGCAGAGGATGTTCGCCCTCGGCTGGGCCATCGGGGCCGCCTGCGTGGGCGCGGCGGGCGCGCTCCTGGCCATGTTCTTCTACATCTTCCCCGATGTGGGCGCGACCTTCGCGCTCCTCGCCTACGTCACGGTGGCCCTCGGCGGCTTCGGTAATGTGCCGGCCACCCTCCTGGCCGGCGTCATCGTGGGTGTCGTGGAGGTGCTGGGCGGGCTCCTGATCGCGCCCGCGCTCAAGTACGCCGTGGTGTTCTCGCTCTACCTCGTGGTCGTGCTCTGGCGGCCCCAGGGCCTCCTGGGACGCTTCTGATGCCCGCGGGGACGCGCTGGACGGGTGCCAGCATCCTGCTCCTCCTCCTTCTGGCCTTTCCGCTGGTCTTCACCCAGCCCCACCCGCGCCATGTCGTCATCACGATCTTCCTGTTCGCGATGCTCGCCCAGGCCTGGAATCTCCTGGCCGGATATTGCGGCCAGATCTCGCTCGGCCACGCGGTCTTCTTCGGCGCGGGAGCGTACACGTCCACGCTGCTCGTGAAGTACTTCGACCTCTCGCCCTGGCTAGGCATGGTGGTGGGCGCCGTGGTAGCCGTGGCGGTCTCCCAGCTGATCGGCTATCCGGTCTTCCGGCTGCGCGGCCACTACTTCGCCATCGCCACCATCGCGGTGGGCGAGATCGTCAACACGCTCATGATCAACTGGGACTGGGCAGGCGGGGCGCGCGGGCTCTTCGTCCCCATCAAGCGCCCGGACTCGTTCCTGAACCTCCAGTTCCACCAGAGCAAGCAGAACTACTACTACATCGCGCTGGGACTCCTGCTCCTCGCGTTCTGGATCACCCGCAAGGTCGAGCGGTCCCGCATGGGCTACTACCTGCGCGCCATCCGCGAGGACCAGGATGCCGCGGCGAGCCTCGGCATCCCCGTGGCCGCCTACAAGCAGCGGGCCATGGCCCTGTCGGCCGCCCTGACCGCGCTCGGCGGCAGCTTCTACGCGCAGTACATCCTCTTCATCGACCCGGACTCGGTATTCCCCACGGCGCTCAGCATCCTGATCTGCCTCGTGGCCGTGCTGGGCGGCATCGGCACGCTCTGGGGGCCGCTCATCGGCGCGGCCATTCTCATCCCGCTCGGCGAGTGGACACGCATCTATTTCGGCGGCACGGGCAAGGCCATGGATCTCCTGATCTACGGTGCCCTCATCATGCTGGTCTCGATCATCCAGCCGGGTGGCATCATGGCCCTCGCCCAACGCGGCCGCCGCCGGACGGGCTGAATGTGATCTTCGAGCCGAAACGCTGCCCGCGGTTCGAGCTGAGCGGCGGCCTGTGGCCGTCGCGAGGCGAGAGCTGAATAAGATGATCTTGCTCGACGTCCGCGGCGTCACCAAGCGCTATGGCGGTCTCGTCGCCAACAACGCGATCTCCTTCCAGGTCGGCCATGGCGAGCTGGTCGGGATCATCGGGCCGAACGGGGCGGGCAAGTCCACGCTCTTCGATCTCGTGACGGGCTTCCAGTCGGCCGACGAGGGGCAGGTGCTCCTCGAGGGCGAGCCGGTCACCCGGCTCCGCCCAGATGAGATCAGCCGGCGCGGCGTTGGTCGCACCTTTCAGAAGCTCAGGCCCTTCACCCAGATGACCGTGGTCGAGAACGTGATGGTCGGCGCCTTCCAGAAGACCACGGACCCCGCCCGCGCCCGGCGAGAGGCCATGGAGGCCCTCGACCGTGTGGGGCTGGCCGACAAGGGGGAGGCGCACGCGCGTGTGCTGTCCACGGGACAGCGCAAGCGCCTCGAGCTCGCGCGCGCCCTCGCCACTCAGCCGCGCCTGCTCCTCCTGGATGAAGTCACGGGCGGAGTGGATCAGCGCAGCATCCCCGCGCTGGTCGAGCTGGTGCGCAGGCTCCACGGCGAGGGCGCGAGCCTCATCGTCATCGAGCACAACATGGGCGTGATCATGGGCATCTCTCAGCGCATCGTGGCCCTGAATCTGGGCGAGGTCATCGCCGACGGGCCGCCCGCGATCGTCGGGCGTGACCCGCGCGTGGTCGAGGCCTACCTGGGCCAGGCCTATGTCGCCTGAGACCGCCAAGGCTCCCATGCTCGAGGCCCAGGGCCTCAATGTGCTCTACGGCGACTACCAGATCCTCTGGGACGTGTCCTTTCGCGCCCCCGAGGGTGAGGTGATGGCCATTCTCGGTCCCAATGGCTCGGGCAAGTCCACCCTCATGAACACGCTCTCGGGGCTGCTCCGCTCACGCACGGGGACGATCAGCTTTCGGGGAGCGCGCATCGATGGGATGCCGCCGCACAAGATCGTGGGACAGGGCCTGGCCCATGTCCTCGAGCGGCGGCGCCTCTTCCCGTACCTGACCGTGCGCGAGAATCTGCTCCTGGGCGCCTATCATCCGAGCGCCAAGGTTCACCGGCAGGAGACCTTGGCCGACGTCGAAGCCCTCTTCCCGCGCCTTCGCGAGCGCCGCGCCCAGCCCGCGGGGACGCTCTCGGGCGGCG
It includes:
- a CDS encoding hydantoinase B/oxoprolinase family protein, with amino-acid sequence MSGEHTTQFDPITLDICWNRLIGVVNEQAAALMRTSFTSIVREAGDLSAGVFDRRGWMVAQAVTGTPGHINSMALAMKHILDVYPVDAWQPGDVVITNDPWKTSGHLNDVTICNPVFRGRDLIAFFASTCHSADIGGHVLSAEAREVYEEGLFIPIMKLYKGGRINAALEAMIRSNVRVPDLVMGDFHAQIAGGAVGGDHLLEFMEEFGLERLEPLSDEIVTRTERAMREAIGRLRPGHYEYAITSDGYGEPVTITCRCEVAGESLWVDFTGSSPASRRGVNVVMNYTEAYTTYGVKVIVSPDVPNNEGAFRVLRITAPEGSILNVQHPAPVAARHVVGHFLPHVVAGALKQALPDQVMAEGSANIWGIQLSGKDKRKQPFVYTFFGSGGTGARPTKDGLSATAFPSGVLGTPVEVVETLAPLLVERKALRDGSGGDGRFRGGLGQVMGFRVLSDEPATCSVFCDRTTIPAQGFFGGEPGARGALLINGQAPENPKAEQVLQPGDLIELFMPGGGGFGPPAERDPALRARDRLEGYVTA
- a CDS encoding ABC transporter substrate-binding protein, whose translation is MRRAVRLLSLALSAVFATASASHAQAPKEVVIGVIYPLSGNLAQIGIDSVTAMKMAVELYNTKSDLNLPAMKKTTEGLPGLGGAKIRLIVVDHQGKPDVGQAEAERLITQEKVTAILGSVFSSVTATTSQVAERYGVPHMNGESSSPSLTERGFKWFFRTSPHDGHFTLAMFDFLKDFEKKKGVKFKTVGLMHEDTLFGADSGKVQEELAKKYGYEVVLNMAYRAKTTSLDAEVGRLKAAGPDVFFPTSYTSDAVLYIKTAKTLEYIPRMLIAQNAGWVDPQFVAEMNKDIEGHITRSPFALDLQAKKPLIRQINELFKKQKDNPGGRDISEAPTRALTAFTVLVDAINRAKSTNPEEIRKALVATNVPPDQLLMPWTGVRFDEKGQNAGVRAILQQIQKGAYATIWPFDLAAADVIYPLPGFKDKK
- a CDS encoding branched-chain amino acid ABC transporter permease; protein product: MTAEVLVQGLVSGLLMGFVYALIAAGLSLIFGLMEIVNFAHGEFLMGAMFATFWAWALWKLDPLVSLPLTLALLALLGLLVYHGLIRWILGAPMLAQIFATFGLAIFMRAAAQALWGADFRLVKNPLVDGRVSLGGVFIGLPQLVASVGALVAFGFLYWFIRRTETGLALQATSQDRQAAMLMGIDTQRMFALGWAIGAACVGAAGALLAMFFYIFPDVGATFALLAYVTVALGGFGNVPATLLAGVIVGVVEVLGGLLIAPALKYAVVFSLYLVVVLWRPQGLLGRF
- a CDS encoding branched-chain amino acid ABC transporter permease; translation: MPAGTRWTGASILLLLLLAFPLVFTQPHPRHVVITIFLFAMLAQAWNLLAGYCGQISLGHAVFFGAGAYTSTLLVKYFDLSPWLGMVVGAVVAVAVSQLIGYPVFRLRGHYFAIATIAVGEIVNTLMINWDWAGGARGLFVPIKRPDSFLNLQFHQSKQNYYYIALGLLLLAFWITRKVERSRMGYYLRAIREDQDAAASLGIPVAAYKQRAMALSAALTALGGSFYAQYILFIDPDSVFPTALSILICLVAVLGGIGTLWGPLIGAAILIPLGEWTRIYFGGTGKAMDLLIYGALIMLVSIIQPGGIMALAQRGRRRTG
- a CDS encoding ABC transporter ATP-binding protein codes for the protein MILLDVRGVTKRYGGLVANNAISFQVGHGELVGIIGPNGAGKSTLFDLVTGFQSADEGQVLLEGEPVTRLRPDEISRRGVGRTFQKLRPFTQMTVVENVMVGAFQKTTDPARARREAMEALDRVGLADKGEAHARVLSTGQRKRLELARALATQPRLLLLDEVTGGVDQRSIPALVELVRRLHGEGASLIVIEHNMGVIMGISQRIVALNLGEVIADGPPAIVGRDPRVVEAYLGQAYVA
- a CDS encoding ABC transporter ATP-binding protein; translated protein: MSPETAKAPMLEAQGLNVLYGDYQILWDVSFRAPEGEVMAILGPNGSGKSTLMNTLSGLLRSRTGTISFRGARIDGMPPHKIVGQGLAHVLERRRLFPYLTVRENLLLGAYHPSAKVHRQETLADVEALFPRLRERRAQPAGTLSGGEQQMVAIGRGLMARPALLMIDEPFLGLAPKVIEQIAGVISAINRERGITIVFIEQNVELALKMAHRGYILESGRAILEGPSADLLASPEVKRIFLGH